One genomic window of Candidatus Hydrogenedentota bacterium includes the following:
- a CDS encoding dihydroorotate dehydrogenase electron transfer subunit produces MRYLLDCEVVENDEVAPEQYRMLIHAPELSRSAVAGQFCMLQVADGLAPFLRRPMCFERILRDHVSILYKIEGEGTRLLSKMRPGTTLGVQGPLGNGFPIDRRFERHIIVAGGIGVATFPALAEALVQKCDVAPDVILAARSKHLILCADEFRALGCKVHIATDDGTAGEKLFASQMLAKLAPGPASRVYVCGPMIMMKTTSDVAIAAGADCVVSLEAQMACGDGACLGCVVESKSEKEGEKMVRVCLDGPVFDTILIDWEAHNMAYDR; encoded by the coding sequence ATGCGTTATCTTCTCGATTGTGAAGTTGTCGAAAACGACGAGGTCGCCCCGGAACAGTATCGGATGCTGATTCACGCACCCGAGTTGTCGCGTTCTGCGGTCGCCGGGCAGTTCTGCATGCTCCAGGTCGCGGATGGTCTGGCGCCTTTCCTGCGGCGCCCCATGTGCTTCGAGCGGATACTCCGCGACCATGTGTCTATTCTCTACAAGATAGAGGGGGAGGGCACCCGGCTCCTATCGAAGATGCGCCCCGGCACAACCCTGGGCGTGCAGGGGCCGCTCGGCAACGGCTTTCCGATTGACCGGAGGTTCGAGCGGCACATCATCGTTGCCGGCGGGATCGGCGTTGCCACGTTTCCTGCGCTGGCGGAGGCGCTCGTGCAAAAGTGCGACGTTGCTCCGGACGTAATTCTCGCAGCGCGCTCGAAGCACCTCATCCTCTGCGCGGACGAGTTTCGCGCGCTGGGCTGCAAAGTACACATCGCTACCGACGACGGGACTGCGGGCGAAAAACTCTTCGCGTCGCAGATGCTGGCAAAGCTCGCACCCGGGCCGGCATCGCGCGTGTACGTGTGCGGCCCGATGATCATGATGAAGACGACGTCGGATGTCGCAATCGCCGCGGGAGCGGACTGCGTCGTTTCGCTCGAAGCGCAGATGGCTTGCGGAGATGGCGCGTGCCTGGGGTGCGTCGTCGAGTCAAAAAGCGAGAAGGAAGGCGAGAAGATGGTACGCGTGTGCCTGGATGGTCCTGTGTTCGACACGATCCTGATCGACTGGGAAGCGCACAACATGGCCTACGACCGCTAG
- the disA gene encoding DNA integrity scanning protein DisA, whose protein sequence is MARKPRKKDKAALRDALMMVSPGTELREAIAAIIQSRNGALICIGDPKRLADVSEGGVEIDAELTPQLLYELAKMDGAIILNQEGTRIVYANRFIKTDTSIPTDETGTRHRAAERLAKQTGCIVVAVSERRSTVTLYAHDAKQILDSISTLLNKSMQALNTLEKYVRALDQATTDLSTREFEDVVTIFDVCKTVQRCEMGTRIAREIEPYIVELGSEGRLVDMQLQELLIPFEEAQLVVKDYYREKAGIKYDQALERVGEVTAEELLELSNISNALGYSANLKSIDTYLSPRGYRILTQTRRLTPQIIENLVQKFGSLQQIMRAPKEELCTVDGIGEILAERIRLSLNSLRNQLAMDRVRR, encoded by the coding sequence ATGGCAAGGAAACCACGTAAGAAAGACAAGGCGGCGCTGCGCGACGCGTTGATGATGGTATCGCCGGGGACGGAACTGCGCGAAGCCATCGCCGCGATTATCCAGAGCCGCAACGGCGCGCTGATCTGCATCGGCGATCCAAAACGGCTCGCGGATGTCTCCGAGGGCGGCGTCGAGATCGACGCAGAACTGACGCCGCAACTGCTGTACGAACTCGCAAAGATGGACGGCGCGATCATCCTCAATCAGGAGGGAACGCGCATCGTCTACGCGAACCGTTTCATCAAGACCGACACGTCCATTCCCACGGACGAAACCGGTACTCGCCACCGGGCAGCAGAGCGGCTTGCGAAGCAAACGGGCTGCATCGTGGTTGCGGTGTCCGAGCGGCGTTCGACCGTTACCCTGTACGCACACGATGCGAAACAAATCCTGGACAGCATTTCGACGCTCTTGAACAAGTCGATGCAGGCCCTCAATACGCTCGAAAAATACGTGCGTGCGCTGGACCAGGCGACGACCGATCTCAGCACTCGGGAGTTCGAAGACGTCGTCACCATTTTCGACGTCTGCAAGACGGTACAGCGCTGCGAAATGGGCACGCGCATCGCCCGCGAGATCGAACCCTATATTGTCGAATTGGGCAGCGAAGGGCGCCTCGTGGACATGCAGTTGCAGGAACTGCTGATTCCGTTCGAAGAGGCGCAACTTGTCGTCAAGGACTACTACCGGGAAAAAGCGGGCATCAAATACGATCAAGCGCTCGAACGCGTGGGGGAAGTCACCGCCGAGGAACTGCTCGAGCTGTCGAACATCAGCAACGCGCTCGGTTACAGCGCAAATCTCAAGAGCATCGACACCTACCTTTCCCCGCGCGGGTACCGCATCCTGACACAAACGCGGCGGCTGACGCCGCAAATCATCGAGAACCTCGTTCAGAAATTCGGATCGCTGCAGCAGATCATGCGCGCTCCAAAGGAAGAATTGTGCACGGTGGACGGCATCGGTGAGATTCTTGCCGAGCGAATTCGCCTCAGTCTGAACAGCCTGCGGAATCAACTCGCAATGGACCGCGTGCGGCGGTAG
- the radA gene encoding DNA repair protein RadA, with amino-acid sequence MAKSKTTFVCQSCGAVLVRWAGRCPECNEWNSVVEEQVIEPGSHVRAAFKDGAEPTPITDRSQPTPNRQVTALAEFDRVLGGGIVPGSLILIGGDPGIGKSTLMLQISHAVAEAAGPVLYVSGEESFDQTRMRAGRLGTLSDRLLIYTETSLEAVRGQIKEEDYALIVVDSIQSMYTPELAAVPGSISQVRDCANEFLRLAKGSAIPIFLVGHVTKDGSIAGPRLLEHLVDTVLYFEGEGKQALRILRAVKNRFGSTNEIGVFEMTETGLREVPNPSALFLSERPKGVSGSVVIPSVEGTRPLLVEVQALVGDTPLASPRRTVAGINPNRVALILAVLEKRAGAHIADKDVFVNVAGGVRLDEPAADLAVAVALMSSLLEAPVPSDIAVFGEVGLAGEIRAVDMARSRVAEASKFGFSRCILPKSCAADVREGDIEIVPVNTVSQALDIALDR; translated from the coding sequence ATGGCAAAATCGAAAACGACATTTGTATGCCAATCCTGCGGCGCGGTACTCGTGCGCTGGGCGGGACGTTGCCCCGAGTGCAACGAGTGGAACTCCGTCGTCGAGGAGCAGGTCATCGAGCCCGGCTCGCACGTGCGCGCCGCGTTCAAGGACGGCGCGGAACCTACACCCATTACCGACCGTTCGCAGCCGACTCCGAATCGGCAGGTAACCGCGCTCGCGGAATTTGACCGGGTGCTGGGCGGCGGGATTGTGCCGGGCTCGCTCATCCTCATTGGCGGCGATCCCGGCATCGGCAAGTCGACGCTCATGCTCCAAATCTCCCACGCAGTCGCTGAGGCCGCCGGGCCAGTCCTGTATGTGTCCGGGGAAGAGTCCTTTGACCAGACGCGCATGCGCGCGGGGCGGCTCGGCACGCTCAGCGACCGTCTCCTGATCTACACCGAAACTTCGCTTGAAGCGGTGCGCGGTCAAATCAAGGAAGAGGACTATGCGCTCATCGTCGTCGACTCTATTCAGTCCATGTACACGCCGGAACTGGCTGCCGTGCCGGGTAGCATCAGTCAGGTGCGCGATTGTGCGAACGAGTTTCTGCGCCTGGCGAAGGGCAGCGCCATCCCAATTTTTCTCGTGGGACATGTGACGAAGGACGGATCGATCGCCGGGCCGCGGCTGCTCGAACATCTCGTCGACACCGTCCTGTACTTCGAGGGGGAGGGCAAACAGGCGCTCCGCATTCTGCGCGCCGTGAAGAACCGGTTCGGCTCGACGAACGAAATTGGCGTCTTCGAGATGACCGAAACGGGCCTGCGCGAAGTCCCCAACCCAAGCGCGCTGTTTCTGAGCGAGCGCCCCAAAGGCGTCAGCGGCTCCGTCGTCATTCCCAGTGTTGAAGGCACGCGGCCGTTGCTGGTCGAGGTGCAGGCGCTTGTGGGCGATACGCCGCTTGCGTCGCCGCGCCGTACGGTCGCCGGAATCAATCCGAACCGCGTCGCGCTAATCCTCGCGGTGCTCGAAAAACGCGCGGGCGCGCACATTGCGGACAAGGACGTATTTGTGAACGTTGCCGGGGGCGTCCGGCTGGACGAACCCGCGGCCGATCTTGCGGTCGCGGTGGCGCTCATGTCGAGCTTGCTCGAAGCGCCCGTCCCCTCGGATATTGCGGTCTTCGGCGAGGTAGGGCTGGCGGGGGAAATCCGCGCCGTGGACATGGCGCGCAGCCGGGTCGCCGAAGCCTCGAAGTTTGGCTTCTCACGGTGTATCCTACCCAAGTCCTGCGCCGCCGACGTGCGCGAGGGGGACATCGAGATTGTACCGGTGAACACCGTGTCGCAGGCACTCGATATCGCCCTCGATCGTTAG
- a CDS encoding diaminopimelate decarboxylase, whose protein sequence is MEKLRFLTEAHVRGIRGEFGTPAYVYDEETLRAYAKSLLSVPNAYGLTARFAMKALPNVAVLQIFSGMGLHFDCSSGYEAERALRAGVPPNHLQITAQQLPHNLKELVEQGVLFTACSLHQLDTYGSLFPNTEVCVRVNPGLGSGHSNRTNVGGPSASFGIWHEHLDEVEAIRGQYGLTISRMHTHIGSGADPDAWHSCAQLSLNIAAQLPNVRTLSLGGGFKVGRMSLEPTADLQVIGRRIVSDFEEFYSKYSRKLHLELEPGTYLVANAGAIVCTIIDVVDTGPNGYDFIKTDTGMTEVIRPSMYGAQHPIVVVPATPEKRSARDCIVVGHCCESGDILTPEPGNPEGLQPRTLLEPKIGDLLVIGGAGAYCAGMSAKNYNSFPEAPEVLLTSKDDFRLIRQRQTLKQVIQNEIPLP, encoded by the coding sequence ATGGAAAAGCTACGTTTCTTGACCGAGGCGCACGTTCGCGGCATCCGCGGCGAGTTCGGCACGCCGGCGTACGTGTACGACGAGGAAACGCTTAGGGCGTATGCAAAGTCGCTGCTTTCGGTGCCGAACGCGTACGGGTTGACGGCGCGATTCGCCATGAAAGCGTTGCCGAACGTGGCGGTACTCCAGATTTTTTCGGGAATGGGTCTGCACTTCGATTGCAGCAGCGGGTATGAGGCCGAGCGCGCGTTGCGTGCCGGGGTCCCTCCCAATCACCTCCAGATCACGGCGCAGCAGTTGCCCCATAATCTGAAGGAACTTGTGGAGCAGGGTGTGCTGTTTACGGCGTGTTCGTTGCACCAGCTCGACACGTACGGGAGTCTCTTTCCCAACACCGAGGTTTGCGTTCGCGTTAACCCGGGCCTCGGCTCCGGGCACAGTAACCGGACCAATGTGGGCGGACCCAGCGCAAGTTTCGGCATCTGGCACGAACACCTGGACGAAGTCGAGGCCATTCGGGGCCAATACGGTCTGACCATTTCGCGCATGCACACGCACATTGGCTCCGGCGCGGACCCGGACGCGTGGCATTCGTGCGCGCAACTATCGTTGAACATCGCCGCGCAATTGCCGAACGTGCGCACCCTGTCACTCGGCGGCGGGTTCAAGGTCGGTCGAATGTCGCTCGAACCGACCGCGGACTTGCAGGTCATTGGCCGCCGCATCGTCAGCGATTTCGAGGAGTTCTACTCCAAATACAGCCGCAAGCTGCACCTCGAACTCGAGCCCGGCACGTACCTCGTCGCCAATGCCGGTGCGATTGTCTGCACGATCATCGATGTCGTGGATACAGGCCCAAACGGCTATGACTTCATCAAGACGGACACCGGTATGACCGAAGTGATCCGGCCCAGCATGTACGGCGCGCAACACCCCATCGTGGTCGTGCCCGCGACGCCCGAGAAGCGGAGCGCACGCGACTGCATTGTCGTCGGTCATTGTTGCGAGAGCGGCGACATTCTGACGCCGGAGCCGGGCAACCCCGAGGGACTTCAGCCGCGCACGTTGCTGGAACCCAAGATTGGCGATTTGCTCGTCATCGGCGGCGCGGGCGCGTACTGCGCGGGCATGTCCGCGAAGAACTATAATTCATTCCCGGAAGCCCCCGAGGTCCTGCTCACGTCGAAGGACGATTTCCGTCTGATTCGACAACGGCAAACGCTCAAACAAGTCATTCAAAACGAGATTCCTCTCCCCTAG
- a CDS encoding Gfo/Idh/MocA family oxidoreductase: MPLSRRQFMGRSGAAMIAGTMASSSVWGANERVSMAVIGFNSRGNEHIGQWCDSSQSELVALCDVKKSVLDGGAKMLNEKLGKKPKTYTDMRELFEDKSVDAVSIATPNHWHTLAAIWAMEAGKDVYVEKPCSHNVWEGRQLVNAAKKFGRICQHGTQIRSSAAVQEGMQKLKEGVIGEVYMARGLCYKRRASIGKNPNEAPPADLDWNLWQGPAQEREFNKSIVPYNWHWFWAYGNSDMGNQGVHQMDIARWGLGVELPSKVSAMGGKFLYDDDKETPNVITTAFHYPNAGPMGKMLVFETRPFRTPQINDEAGASVGTLFYGSEGYMVVPTYDKYVTYLGEKGEPGPSREEGNDALHFNNFLEAVKSRKADSLYAPIVEGHYSSALCHLGLLSARLGRSLDFDPVKEQVIGDDEANAMLTRNYRKPFAVPAIEA; encoded by the coding sequence ATGCCACTATCACGCAGACAATTCATGGGCCGGTCCGGCGCGGCGATGATCGCGGGGACCATGGCGTCGTCCTCGGTTTGGGGCGCAAACGAGCGCGTCAGCATGGCCGTCATTGGTTTTAACAGCCGAGGAAACGAGCACATCGGCCAGTGGTGCGACAGCAGCCAGTCCGAACTCGTGGCGCTGTGCGACGTAAAAAAGAGTGTGCTCGACGGCGGCGCGAAGATGTTGAACGAGAAGTTGGGCAAGAAGCCCAAGACATACACCGACATGCGGGAACTGTTCGAGGACAAATCCGTCGATGCGGTAAGCATCGCGACCCCGAACCACTGGCATACCTTGGCGGCGATTTGGGCGATGGAGGCGGGCAAAGACGTCTATGTCGAGAAGCCCTGCTCGCATAACGTGTGGGAAGGCCGGCAGTTGGTCAATGCCGCGAAGAAGTTTGGCCGCATCTGCCAGCACGGCACGCAAATCCGCAGCAGCGCCGCTGTTCAGGAAGGCATGCAAAAGCTGAAGGAAGGCGTCATCGGGGAGGTGTACATGGCGCGCGGGCTGTGTTACAAGCGGCGCGCATCGATTGGGAAGAACCCAAACGAGGCGCCCCCCGCGGACTTGGATTGGAACCTCTGGCAGGGCCCCGCGCAGGAGCGCGAATTCAACAAGAGCATCGTGCCGTACAACTGGCATTGGTTCTGGGCTTACGGCAACAGCGACATGGGCAACCAGGGCGTCCATCAAATGGACATCGCGCGATGGGGGCTAGGCGTCGAGCTGCCCAGCAAGGTCAGCGCAATGGGTGGGAAGTTCCTGTACGATGACGACAAGGAAACACCGAACGTCATCACGACAGCTTTCCACTATCCGAATGCGGGACCTATGGGCAAAATGCTTGTATTCGAGACGCGCCCGTTCCGAACACCGCAAATTAACGACGAAGCAGGCGCCAGTGTCGGCACCCTGTTCTATGGTTCGGAGGGGTACATGGTTGTCCCGACATACGACAAATATGTCACGTACCTGGGCGAGAAGGGCGAACCGGGACCCAGCCGCGAGGAGGGCAACGACGCGTTACACTTCAACAATTTCCTTGAGGCGGTGAAGTCGCGGAAAGCAGACAGTCTGTACGCGCCGATCGTCGAAGGACACTATTCGTCCGCATTGTGCCACCTCGGATTGCTGTCGGCGCGCCTCGGCAGAAGCCTCGACTTCGATCCGGTGAAGGAGCAGGTCATCGGTGACGATGAAGCGAACGCCATGCTGACGCGAAACTACCGCAAACCGTTTGCGGTGCCCGCGATCGAAGCGTAA
- a CDS encoding CPBP family intramembrane metalloprotease: MLRDRRTLIAMIGIPLILYPALFVFGSQAAIMQQDKLDEAKSRIAVGGVDSELVKGWLAKDRKLLVLSPINPDDALLKGALDAYVMLPDDFAQLVDDGKTARVTVRYDASDTTSQEASRRVADTLNDSFDALLRERLARAGLSEEYARPIEVERHNVAPPEKTTGAMLGLLMPLIMIVMVGVGAFYPAIDLTAGEKERGTFETLLSTPTQSMEILAGKFLTVFSIAVITGLTNLGSMLTTLAFQFSQLQDDNIPFSIRIPLGSFLLIFVSILPLAFLISAVMMSVAVLARSFREGQSLLTPVLILIVFPAAIATIPGTRLTTATQLMPIANFSLLFKDLMIAQASAESVAVVLVSTTVYAAIALIIAARMFQREDVVLSVDAGLPITLRRSMIPPRAVPTPGMSLLVLSVCLLLLFYAGTYIQSNYGLAGVAMTQWLLFLAPTLFMLWYARVSLREALAIKAPAATAFAAALLIGLGWSVWSQQLSVWQDWIWPFPAALAEEMTKLLQFDDAPLIILLLVLAVSPAICEEFLFRGALLSGLRNAMPTWALILFVAVAFGASHLVIQRMTVTAVSGIVLTYMVWRSGSIFTGMIGHVLVNSIAVLIQTQQLPAAAQAIANTALGDGAGFPAYVLAISALLCAIGIGLIEFGSRKKEGGSR; this comes from the coding sequence ATGCTCCGGGACAGGCGGACGCTTATCGCGATGATCGGCATTCCACTGATCCTGTATCCGGCACTGTTCGTATTCGGCTCCCAAGCAGCCATTATGCAGCAGGACAAACTTGACGAAGCGAAGTCGCGCATCGCGGTGGGCGGCGTCGATTCCGAACTGGTGAAAGGTTGGCTGGCGAAAGACCGAAAGCTGCTGGTGCTCTCGCCGATAAATCCGGATGACGCGCTGCTCAAGGGCGCGTTGGATGCCTACGTTATGTTGCCGGACGATTTCGCGCAACTTGTCGACGATGGCAAGACCGCGCGTGTTACTGTCCGATACGACGCGTCTGACACAACGTCGCAAGAGGCTTCGCGCCGCGTCGCGGATACGCTGAACGATAGTTTTGATGCGCTATTGCGCGAGCGGCTAGCGCGGGCCGGGCTTTCGGAGGAGTACGCGCGACCGATTGAAGTCGAGCGGCATAACGTAGCGCCGCCGGAAAAGACGACCGGGGCCATGCTGGGCCTTCTCATGCCGCTCATCATGATCGTTATGGTGGGCGTCGGCGCGTTCTATCCCGCGATCGATCTAACGGCGGGGGAGAAGGAGCGCGGTACGTTCGAGACCCTGCTCTCGACGCCGACGCAGAGCATGGAAATCCTTGCCGGGAAATTCCTCACCGTATTTTCGATTGCCGTTATAACGGGGCTGACGAATCTCGGCAGCATGCTCACAACGCTCGCGTTTCAATTTTCGCAATTGCAGGACGACAACATCCCATTTTCCATTCGCATTCCCCTGGGCAGTTTTCTACTTATCTTCGTCTCGATCCTCCCGCTCGCGTTTCTCATTTCGGCGGTAATGATGTCGGTCGCCGTGCTCGCGCGCAGCTTCCGGGAAGGGCAAAGCTTGTTGACGCCGGTCCTGATTCTCATCGTGTTTCCGGCGGCCATCGCGACCATCCCGGGAACGCGCTTGACCACGGCCACGCAACTCATGCCGATCGCCAACTTTTCCCTATTGTTCAAGGACCTCATGATTGCGCAGGCGTCTGCCGAGTCGGTCGCAGTCGTGCTCGTAAGCACGACGGTCTATGCGGCAATCGCACTCATCATCGCCGCTCGCATGTTTCAGCGCGAAGACGTCGTGTTGTCGGTCGACGCAGGATTGCCCATTACGCTGCGGCGCTCGATGATCCCGCCGCGCGCGGTGCCGACGCCGGGGATGTCGCTCCTGGTTCTATCGGTGTGCCTCCTGCTGTTGTTCTATGCGGGCACATATATTCAGAGCAACTACGGGCTCGCAGGTGTCGCGATGACGCAGTGGTTGCTGTTCCTTGCCCCGACGCTGTTCATGCTGTGGTACGCGCGCGTGAGTCTGCGCGAAGCGCTCGCGATTAAGGCGCCGGCCGCGACCGCTTTCGCAGCGGCGCTCCTGATTGGTTTGGGGTGGTCCGTTTGGAGCCAACAACTGAGCGTATGGCAGGACTGGATTTGGCCGTTTCCCGCCGCCCTCGCCGAAGAGATGACGAAGCTGCTGCAATTTGACGACGCGCCGCTCATTATCCTGTTGCTTGTGCTTGCCGTTTCTCCGGCGATTTGCGAGGAGTTTTTGTTCCGTGGCGCCCTGTTGTCCGGTTTGCGCAATGCGATGCCCACGTGGGCCCTGATTCTGTTCGTAGCGGTAGCATTCGGAGCGTCGCACCTTGTTATCCAACGGATGACAGTCACGGCAGTGAGCGGCATAGTCTTGACGTATATGGTTTGGCGGTCGGGTTCGATTTTCACGGGTATGATTGGCCACGTGCTCGTTAACAGCATCGCAGTACTCATTCAAACCCAACAATTGCCGGCCGCCGCGCAGGCCATTGCGAATACGGCCTTAGGAGATGGGGCCGGGTTTCCCGCGTATGTCCTCGCGATATCAGCCCTACTCTGCGCAATCGGGATCGGGCTGATCGAATTTGGTTCAAGAAAAAAAGAGGGCGGATCGCGCTGA
- a CDS encoding ATP-binding cassette domain-containing protein gives MDSFSTDRSGPLIQAERLRKEFHGHAGMPIVAVADASFQVDAGEIFGLLGPNGAGKTTLLRMLATIITPTSGTRFIAGRPADEAPNAARKHVGFLSGNTRVYGRLTPRELLRYFGQLYELDHASIDKRTRELSDSLNMGAYLDRRCDTLSTGQTQKVSIARVLLHDPDVLILDEPTLGLDIMARSTILEFVQSAKRRNHCIVFSTHDMGEAEMLCDRVGIIFDGEMLSISSLGDLSRQTGASNLHDAFLAVIRQKAAA, from the coding sequence ATGGACAGTTTTTCAACAGACCGCAGCGGGCCGCTAATCCAAGCCGAGCGCCTTCGAAAGGAATTTCATGGGCACGCCGGAATGCCTATTGTCGCCGTGGCCGACGCGTCCTTCCAAGTAGACGCCGGCGAAATATTTGGGCTTCTCGGTCCGAACGGCGCAGGCAAAACAACTCTGTTGCGCATGCTGGCTACAATCATAACCCCCACGTCCGGGACCCGATTCATCGCCGGACGTCCAGCCGATGAAGCGCCGAACGCCGCGCGTAAGCACGTGGGGTTTCTCTCCGGAAACACTCGGGTATATGGACGTCTCACTCCGCGCGAGTTGCTTCGGTACTTTGGCCAGTTGTACGAATTGGATCATGCAAGCATCGACAAGCGCACGCGTGAGCTCTCTGACTCGCTTAATATGGGCGCATATCTTGATCGGCGGTGTGACACGCTCTCGACCGGCCAAACTCAAAAGGTCTCGATCGCGCGCGTGCTGCTTCACGACCCGGACGTGCTGATTCTCGACGAGCCTACCCTCGGACTAGACATCATGGCCCGCAGCACCATTCTCGAGTTCGTTCAGTCAGCAAAGCGCCGCAATCACTGCATTGTCTTTTCCACGCATGACATGGGTGAGGCCGAAATGCTCTGCGACCGTGTCGGCATTATCTTCGACGGCGAAATGCTTTCAATCTCCTCGCTCGGCGATTTGTCGCGCCAGACCGGCGCCTCGAACCTGCACGACGCCTTTCTCGCGGTCATTCGCCAGAAAGCGGCGGCCTGA
- a CDS encoding 3-ketoacyl-ACP reductase: protein MGKAVALITGASRGIGKGIALELASNGYDIAGVATSLTSGIQETEREVVGRGQQFLAIASDVGNLEEHGRITEAVLGRFGRIDVLVNNAGVAPKVRLDILDTNDESFDRLIDINLRGPFFLTQRVANQMIAQVRAGATYAPKIVFITSISSNVASTNRAEYCISKAGLSMASQTFAVRLAEYGINVYEIRPGMTDTDMVAPAKKKYDDLIAKGLLLTPRWGTPQDIGKAVVAFCEGYFEYATGAVIEVGGGYGVQRL, encoded by the coding sequence TTGGGCAAAGCAGTCGCATTAATCACCGGGGCCAGCCGAGGAATCGGCAAGGGAATCGCCTTGGAACTGGCCTCCAACGGCTACGATATCGCAGGGGTGGCCACGAGCCTGACCAGCGGGATTCAGGAAACGGAACGCGAGGTCGTCGGGCGCGGCCAGCAGTTTCTGGCGATTGCGTCCGACGTCGGAAACTTGGAAGAGCATGGCCGTATTACTGAGGCCGTGCTCGGCCGCTTCGGACGTATCGACGTCCTGGTGAACAATGCGGGCGTCGCGCCGAAGGTCCGGCTCGATATCCTCGATACGAACGACGAGAGTTTCGACCGGCTCATCGACATCAACCTGCGCGGGCCGTTCTTTCTGACTCAGCGCGTGGCCAATCAGATGATCGCGCAGGTCAGGGCCGGGGCCACCTACGCGCCGAAGATCGTGTTCATTACCAGCATATCGTCCAACGTTGCGAGTACGAACCGTGCTGAGTATTGCATCAGCAAGGCGGGACTCAGCATGGCATCACAAACGTTTGCCGTGCGCCTGGCCGAGTACGGAATTAACGTCTACGAAATCCGCCCGGGCATGACCGATACTGACATGGTCGCGCCCGCAAAGAAGAAGTATGACGACCTAATAGCGAAAGGCCTTCTGCTCACTCCGCGCTGGGGCACGCCGCAGGACATAGGGAAAGCGGTCGTCGCGTTTTGTGAAGGGTACTTCGAGTACGCCACAGGCGCGGTCATCGAGGTTGGCGGTGGGTACGGCGTGCAGCGGCTCTAA
- a CDS encoding BNR-4 repeat-containing protein has protein sequence MGCVLFAAIFSCAVHAQRVEEALDIESVWAGHPVGFCLLTKPPNQYVAYFDANRQLTVASRTLDSRIWSFTRLDEHVQWDSHNGIVMAIDSAGNLHLAGNMHVAPLKYFRSEQPGDATTLTRVPSMIGANEDRVTYPEFLRGPGEKLVFTYRDGSSGGGNQIYNAFDAVSQRWNRLMDTPLTDGERQRNAYFVGPVTGPDGYYHVCWVWRDTPDCTTNHDLSYARSKDLVHWERSDGTPYQLPITLATSEIVDPIPVNGGVINGCTQIGFDAARSAVVAYHKFDANGNTQIYNARVENGKWQVRQLTTWEYRWEFRGPGSITSEIHVRPVQVESDGSLTQAWSHVKHGSQRWRLNPATLTPEERVPDEPSPLPGTLRNVVSSFPGVGVRIKRDSGQSDSTNHYYIIRWETLGHNRDRPRDPPWPDPSMLCVYRIAK, from the coding sequence GTGGGCTGCGTCTTGTTCGCGGCGATTTTTTCCTGTGCGGTGCATGCGCAGCGTGTTGAAGAAGCGCTCGATATCGAGTCCGTGTGGGCGGGTCACCCCGTCGGGTTCTGCCTACTCACCAAGCCCCCGAATCAGTACGTCGCGTATTTCGACGCCAACAGGCAGCTTACGGTGGCGTCGCGCACGTTGGACTCGCGCATCTGGAGCTTTACGCGGCTCGACGAGCACGTTCAATGGGATAGCCACAACGGCATTGTAATGGCCATTGATTCGGCGGGGAATCTGCACTTGGCCGGAAACATGCATGTTGCTCCGCTGAAATACTTTCGCTCCGAGCAGCCGGGCGACGCTACTACTCTGACTCGCGTCCCATCCATGATCGGAGCAAACGAAGATCGGGTAACCTATCCGGAGTTCCTTCGCGGCCCGGGCGAAAAGTTGGTTTTCACATATCGCGACGGCAGCAGCGGTGGCGGCAATCAAATCTACAACGCGTTTGACGCGGTATCGCAGCGTTGGAATCGGCTCATGGATACGCCGTTGACTGACGGCGAGCGACAACGCAATGCGTATTTTGTCGGACCGGTTACGGGGCCGGACGGCTACTACCACGTCTGCTGGGTGTGGCGCGACACACCGGACTGCACCACAAACCACGATCTATCGTATGCGCGCAGCAAAGACCTTGTGCATTGGGAACGAAGCGACGGGACACCCTACCAACTCCCTATCACGCTGGCGACGTCCGAAATTGTCGACCCAATACCGGTAAATGGTGGCGTGATAAACGGATGCACACAAATCGGGTTTGATGCCGCGCGGAGCGCGGTTGTCGCGTACCACAAGTTCGACGCGAATGGGAACACGCAAATCTACAATGCGCGGGTCGAGAATGGGAAATGGCAGGTTCGCCAACTCACAACGTGGGAGTACCGCTGGGAGTTTCGCGGGCCCGGCAGTATCACGAGTGAGATTCACGTGCGCCCGGTGCAAGTGGAAAGCGACGGTTCATTGACCCAGGCGTGGTCACACGTGAAGCACGGCTCGCAGCGGTGGCGGCTGAATCCGGCCACGCTCACGCCGGAGGAACGCGTGCCCGATGAACCATCGCCACTGCCCGGGACGTTGCGTAACGTGGTGTCTTCATTTCCCGGCGTTGGCGTACGTATCAAGCGGGATTCCGGCCAATCGGACTCGACAAATCACTATTACATTATTCGATGGGAGACCTTGGGGCATAACCGAGATCGTCCGCGCGATCCGCCGTGGCCGGACCCGTCAATGCTTTGCGTATATCGGATCGCAAAGTAG